In Nicotiana tabacum cultivar K326 chromosome 21, ASM71507v2, whole genome shotgun sequence, one DNA window encodes the following:
- the LOC142175156 gene encoding protein FAR1-RELATED SEQUENCE 5-like, with translation MELAINNESTSAEGQVYQDKQTVAAAMKNYSVMHKFQFRVKRSSHRSYWLIYVAESCKWHFKATLINDSTMLKIRSFSRQHTCCLMDETFIQRKRTAAVLGSMVVPKYCDPKTVFTPKDIQTDMLSEHGLNLSYMQAWRTKEKALQFLRGNPCDSYNKLPKYFYILEKNYPCYVVKLKKAVDDCFLYAFVALCTSINGWQYCRPVVVVDGTFLKSAYRGVMLTASTMDAAGTILPLAYAVIDSENDASWKWFFEQFKEAYGERPSMCVVSDRHESILKATSVVYPGMAHYSCMWHIWTNIRSKFKKGHLQLHELYFATTRSYTLDEFNERMLKIEEVDLRVKSYQYDIGYHRWSRVHATVNRTFTMTSNIAESLNVVTKDARELPIFDIFEYMRTLLERWTKEKLSKAKGTFTYLGHKYNKELEDNSTLSQKLRVRASTYHIHIVLDGVKRYIVCLENKKCSCGQFQLDELPCAHALAALRHRNETYKNYCSPYYTRKSLLLTYEMPVNPLPDEGKWDVPQHILDEVVKPPAGDKRQPGRPHKERYKTFDEIKSKKYKVSCGNCGGARHNKRTCKNAPKKK, from the exons atggaattggCAATCAACAATGAAAGCACCAGTGCAG AAGGACAAGTTTATCAGGACAAGCAAACAGTAGCTGCTGCAATGAAGAATTATTCAGTGATGCACAAGTTCCAGTTCAGAGTAAAAAGATCTAGTCATAGAAG CTACTGGCTTATATATGTTGCTGAAAGCTGTAAATGGCATTTCAAGGCAACGTTAATTAATGATTCGACAATGCTCAAGATAAGAAGTTTCAGCCGACAACACACATGCTGCCTAATGGACGAAACATTCATACAGCGCAAACGTACTGCAGCAGTACTTGGTAGCATGGTCGTTCCAAAGTATTGTGATCCTAAGACTGTTTTCACACCAAAGGACATACAAACTGACATGTTATCCGAACATGGACTGAACCTAAGCTATATGCAAGCATGGCGAACAAAGGAAAAAGCTTTACAGTTTTTGAGAGGGAATCCGTGTGACTCCTACAACaaattacccaaatatttttatattcttgagaagaattatccttgtTATGTTGTTAAATTGAAGAAGGCAGTAGATGATTGCTTTTTATACGCATTTGTTGCTCTTTGTACATCAATAAATGGTTGGCAATATTGTAGGCCGGTAGTAGTGGTTGATGGGACATTCTTAAAGTCAGCCTACAGGGGGGTTATGCTGACAGCAAGCACCATGGATGCAGCAG GTACTATTTTGCCCTTGGCATATGCTGTGATTGATTCTGAAAACGACGCGTCTTGGAAgtggttctttgagcaattcaaggaGGCATATGGTGAAAGACCTTCAATGTGTGTTGTTTCAGATAGGCATGAGAGTATACTGAAGGCAACATCAGTTGTCTATCCGGGCATGGCACACTACTCTTGCATGTGGCATATATGGACAAATATAAGGTCAAAATTCAAGAAGGGACATCTACAATTACATGAATTGTACTTTGCTACAACACGGTCATACACTctggatgaatttaatgaaaggatgTTGAAGATTGAAGAGGTAGACCTGCGTGTAAAGTCTTACCAATATGATATTGGCTATCATAGATGGTCAAGAGTACATGCAACGGTGAATAGAACTTTTACTATGACGTCAAACATTGCCGAGTCGTTGAATGTTGTAACAAAAGATGCAAGAGAGCTGCCaatatttgatatatttgagtatATGAGGACTCTTCTTGAACGTTGGACAAAAGAAAAGTTATCGAAGGCAAAGGGTACTTTCACATACCTTGGTCACAAATACAACAAAGAATTGGAAGACAACAGTACATTATCTCAGAAACTAAGG gtgagggcttcaacaTATCATATACATATTGTGTTAGATGGTGTGAAGCGGTACATTGTGTGTCTAGAAAACAAGAAATGTAGCTGTGGACAATTCCAACTTGATGAACTTCCATGTGCGCATGCTTTGGCAGCATTAAGGCATAGGAATGAAACATACAAAAACTATTGCTCTCCGTATTACACAAGGAAGAGTCTTCTGCTTACCTATGAAATGCCAGTAAATCCACTTCCTGATGAAGGCAAATGGGATGTGCCACAACATATTTTGGATGAGGTAGTAAAGCCACCGGCGGGAGATAAAAGGCAGCCAGGGAGACCTCACAAGGAAAGATATAAAACATTTGATGAAATAAAGTCAAAGAAATACAAGGTGTCATGTGGCAATTGTGGAGGTGCAAGGCATAACAAAAGAACTTGCAAGAATGCACCGAAAAAGAAATGA